From a region of the Chitinophaga caseinilytica genome:
- a CDS encoding aldose epimerase family protein has product MKKLSTLMALSTGGIMAFTACGDGGGKAPSVSLTSARYGETGGTEVTQYTLTNANGMIVKVLNYGGIITDIITPDKSGAPGNVVLSFDSLSGYLQAGNPYFGTLVGRYANRIANAQFSLDSVTYKLAPNNNGNTLHGGLKGFDKVIWKATPQAGDSSLLLEYRSADGEEGYPGNLDVKVVYTLTADNALQIDYTATTDKATPINLTNHSYFNLSAGGSHDILGHELQLRAPRYTPVNENLIPLGRLDSVAGTAMDFTTPHKIGERISQVQGGYDHNWVLEEGEGLQEFGMLYDSVSGRVMTVATTEPGVQFYSGNFLDGSLKNTRNKAVYGKHAGMCLETQHFPDSPNQPSFPSAILRPGETYKQTTVYRFAVRK; this is encoded by the coding sequence ATGAAAAAGTTATCGACCCTCATGGCCCTGTCTACCGGTGGCATCATGGCTTTTACCGCCTGTGGCGACGGTGGCGGCAAAGCGCCCTCGGTATCGCTGACCAGCGCCAGGTACGGCGAAACGGGCGGCACGGAAGTGACCCAGTACACCCTCACCAACGCCAACGGCATGATCGTCAAGGTCCTGAACTACGGCGGCATCATTACCGATATCATCACGCCAGACAAGAGCGGAGCCCCCGGCAACGTGGTGCTTTCGTTCGACAGCCTGAGCGGCTACCTCCAGGCCGGCAACCCTTATTTCGGGACGCTCGTGGGCCGGTACGCCAACCGCATCGCCAATGCGCAGTTCTCGTTGGACAGCGTTACCTATAAACTGGCGCCCAATAATAACGGCAACACCCTGCACGGTGGGCTGAAAGGTTTCGATAAAGTGATCTGGAAAGCCACGCCCCAGGCCGGCGATTCCAGCCTGCTGCTGGAATACCGCTCCGCAGACGGGGAAGAAGGCTATCCCGGCAACCTCGACGTGAAAGTGGTTTACACCCTCACGGCCGACAATGCCCTGCAGATCGACTATACGGCCACAACCGACAAGGCAACGCCCATCAACCTCACCAACCACAGCTATTTCAACCTGTCTGCCGGTGGGAGCCACGACATCCTGGGCCACGAGCTGCAGCTGCGCGCGCCGCGCTACACGCCGGTGAACGAAAACCTCATCCCGCTGGGCCGCCTCGATTCCGTGGCGGGAACTGCCATGGATTTCACTACGCCGCACAAGATCGGCGAGCGCATCAGCCAGGTCCAGGGCGGCTACGACCACAACTGGGTGCTGGAAGAAGGCGAGGGGCTGCAGGAATTCGGGATGCTGTACGATTCCGTTTCCGGCCGCGTGATGACGGTAGCCACCACCGAACCGGGTGTTCAGTTCTACAGCGGCAACTTCCTCGACGGATCGCTGAAAAACACGCGTAATAAAGCCGTGTACGGAAAACACGCCGGTATGTGCCTGGAAACCCAGCATTTCCCGGATTCTCCGAATCAGCCGTCGTTCCCCAGCGCCATTCTCCGGCCGGGGGAAACCTACAAACAAACAACGGTTTACCGGTTCGCGGTACGCAAATAA
- a CDS encoding NADP-dependent oxidoreductase: MKKVKQITFAARPTGLPDASIFRIDEVPLPDPKEGELQLKGMFYSVDPYMRGRMNEGESYVPPFQVNNALEGGVVAEVTASRDPKFQPGDVVHGPYLPWRTEMTVPASAVQKVDASLAPPSYYLGVLGMTGLTAYIGLMDIGKPKAGETVVVSGAAGAVGSVVGQIAKHLGCRAVGIAGSEEKVKLLTEYFGFDAAINYNEPGLDDRLSTSCPNGVDIYFDNVGGEVSDAVMRQLNFFARVPLCGQISYYNATEVPTGPRWQGFMVTRSILMQGFIIRNYASRFREGIEFLAPLVKAGKIKSEETVAEGFEKLPEALLGLFSGKNKGKMIVKA, from the coding sequence ATGAAAAAGGTAAAACAGATCACGTTCGCCGCGCGGCCCACCGGGCTCCCCGACGCTTCCATTTTCCGGATAGACGAAGTGCCGTTGCCCGACCCGAAAGAAGGCGAGCTTCAGCTGAAAGGCATGTTTTATTCCGTGGACCCGTACATGCGCGGACGGATGAATGAAGGAGAATCCTACGTGCCCCCGTTCCAGGTGAACAACGCGCTGGAAGGCGGCGTAGTGGCGGAAGTGACCGCTTCCCGCGATCCGAAATTCCAGCCGGGCGACGTAGTGCACGGCCCTTATCTCCCCTGGCGCACGGAAATGACCGTTCCCGCATCCGCCGTTCAAAAAGTCGACGCCAGCCTTGCACCACCCAGCTATTACCTCGGCGTGCTGGGGATGACGGGCCTCACGGCTTACATCGGCCTCATGGACATCGGCAAGCCGAAAGCCGGCGAAACCGTGGTGGTGTCCGGCGCTGCCGGGGCGGTGGGCTCCGTGGTCGGGCAGATCGCGAAGCATTTGGGCTGCAGAGCGGTAGGGATCGCCGGGTCGGAAGAAAAAGTGAAACTGCTGACGGAGTACTTCGGATTCGATGCCGCCATTAATTATAACGAGCCCGGGCTGGACGATCGCCTGTCGACGAGCTGCCCCAACGGCGTGGATATTTATTTCGACAATGTGGGCGGCGAAGTGTCTGACGCGGTGATGCGACAGCTGAATTTCTTTGCGCGGGTGCCGCTTTGCGGGCAAATCTCCTATTACAACGCCACCGAAGTGCCGACCGGCCCGCGCTGGCAGGGGTTCATGGTGACGCGGAGCATCCTCATGCAGGGGTTCATCATCCGCAATTACGCATCCCGGTTCCGCGAAGGGATCGAGTTTCTGGCGCCGCTCGTGAAGGCGGGCAAAATCAAGTCGGAAGAAACCGTGGCGGAAGGGTTCGAGAAACTACCGGAAGCCCTGCTCGGCCTGTTTTCCGGCAAAAACAAAGGAAAAATGATCGTAAAAGCCTGA
- a CDS encoding sigma-70 family RNA polymerase sigma factor gives MSLQDNTPPAPDPGWEAFRKGDRDAFAQLYDEHAPPLIVYGIRVSGDEGLVRDVIQDLFVEIWRSRANLQSPGSVRGYLLKALRYKLMRKAAVRLLYADSLPEQADTANPESIILEHENEIIRRQLIRRAIDRLPKRQQEMINLRFYQGLSTEEAASVMAVNYQSAANLLHRAVSQLREMLGPGALALIILYREG, from the coding sequence ATGTCGCTACAAGATAACACGCCTCCCGCACCGGACCCGGGCTGGGAGGCTTTCCGGAAAGGGGACAGGGATGCCTTTGCGCAGTTGTATGATGAACACGCCCCGCCACTGATCGTTTACGGGATCAGGGTGAGCGGCGACGAGGGGTTGGTGCGCGATGTGATCCAGGACCTTTTCGTAGAAATTTGGCGCTCCCGCGCGAACCTGCAGTCGCCAGGTTCGGTGAGGGGCTACCTGTTGAAAGCCCTCCGCTACAAACTCATGCGGAAAGCGGCCGTGCGCCTGCTGTACGCCGATTCGCTCCCCGAACAGGCAGACACCGCCAACCCGGAATCCATCATCCTCGAGCACGAAAACGAAATCATCCGCCGCCAGCTCATCCGCCGGGCCATCGACCGTTTGCCGAAGCGCCAGCAGGAAATGATCAACCTGCGGTTTTACCAGGGGCTGAGCACCGAAGAAGCCGCCAGCGTTATGGCCGTCAATTATCAATCCGCCGCCAACCTTCTTCACAGGGCCGTGTCGCAGCTCCGCGAAATGCTCGGGCCCGGGGCGCTTGCGCTCATTATCCTTTACCGCGAAGGCTGA